A DNA window from Streptomyces parvus contains the following coding sequences:
- a CDS encoding ABC transporter ATP-binding protein, whose product MPKMPAERTDRSAVRSLLRLWPYVRPVRVRLFTAAFVAILASCLGLVIPLVLKWMVDGPVADRDPGGVWLGALYLLLLGIAEALLFGFRRWLVARPLAGVEAAMRADLFRHLQRLPVAFHDRWASGQLLSRGTTDLMLLRMFLAFPLTFLVVNTATILVGFVLLFAQDWTLGLVLLAPAVPLIILCSLFETKYSVVARRAQDQVGDLTTVVEESVLGIRIVKGFGRHRSQARAFKALAHRLRDTELGKARLLAGIWALITAIPELAIGAALVLGTIQVADGTLSAGTLVAFLSTALALRWPVESIGFLLAMSQESATATDRYFEVMDVAEERGAVAVREGTPATAPGMVFEGVAFRYPDADPDSPPVLSGIDLHIRPGETLALVGGTGSGKTTLTALVPRLHEVTGGRITLDGEDIATMERSRLRELVSVAFEEPTLFSATVGENVTMGAADADEEQVRRALSVAQADFVHDLPQGLDTEVGEQGLSLSGGQRQRLALARAVVGEPRFLVLDDPLSALDVHTETLVEAALREVLARTTAVVVAHRPSTVMLADRVALLSGGRIAAVGTHQELLRDNAEYAWLMSGAGSGGADGPAGDGPAAAPRGAGGADAAPERTARVPEDAAPPPAAAPKTAPAQQVPAEEGSAR is encoded by the coding sequence ATGCCCAAAATGCCTGCAGAGCGCACGGACCGGTCCGCCGTGCGCTCCCTCCTGCGCCTGTGGCCCTATGTCCGACCCGTGCGGGTGCGCCTGTTCACGGCCGCCTTCGTGGCGATCCTGGCGTCCTGTCTGGGGCTGGTGATCCCACTGGTCCTGAAATGGATGGTGGACGGCCCGGTCGCCGACCGCGATCCGGGCGGGGTGTGGCTGGGGGCGCTGTACCTGCTGCTGCTCGGCATCGCGGAGGCGCTGCTGTTCGGGTTCCGGCGGTGGCTGGTGGCGCGGCCGCTGGCCGGGGTCGAGGCGGCGATGCGGGCGGACCTCTTCCGCCATCTGCAACGGCTGCCGGTCGCGTTCCACGACCGCTGGGCCTCGGGTCAGCTGCTGTCGCGCGGGACGACGGACCTGATGCTGCTGCGGATGTTCCTGGCGTTCCCGCTGACCTTCCTGGTCGTCAACACGGCGACGATCCTCGTCGGGTTCGTCCTTCTGTTCGCCCAGGACTGGACGCTCGGTCTGGTGCTGCTGGCGCCCGCGGTGCCGCTGATCATCCTGTGCTCGCTGTTCGAGACGAAGTACTCGGTGGTCGCGCGCCGGGCCCAGGACCAGGTCGGCGACCTCACGACGGTCGTCGAGGAGAGCGTGCTGGGCATCCGCATCGTCAAGGGCTTCGGCCGGCATCGCAGCCAGGCGCGGGCGTTCAAGGCGCTCGCGCACCGGTTGCGCGACACGGAGCTGGGCAAGGCCCGGCTGCTCGCCGGGATCTGGGCGCTGATCACGGCCATCCCGGAGCTGGCGATCGGCGCGGCGCTGGTGCTCGGCACGATCCAGGTGGCGGACGGGACGCTGTCGGCGGGCACGCTGGTGGCGTTCCTGTCCACGGCACTCGCACTGCGCTGGCCGGTGGAGTCGATCGGCTTCCTGCTGGCGATGAGCCAGGAGTCGGCGACCGCCACCGACCGGTACTTCGAGGTGATGGACGTGGCGGAGGAGCGGGGCGCCGTCGCCGTACGGGAGGGCACGCCGGCCACCGCGCCGGGGATGGTGTTCGAGGGCGTCGCGTTCCGCTACCCGGACGCGGACCCGGACTCCCCGCCCGTCCTGTCGGGCATCGATCTGCACATCCGGCCCGGCGAGACGCTGGCCCTCGTCGGGGGTACGGGGTCGGGCAAGACGACGCTGACGGCGCTGGTGCCCCGACTGCACGAGGTGACCGGCGGGCGGATCACGCTGGACGGCGAGGACATCGCCACGATGGAGCGCTCACGGCTGCGGGAGCTGGTGTCGGTGGCGTTCGAGGAGCCGACGCTGTTCTCCGCGACGGTCGGCGAGAACGTGACGATGGGCGCGGCGGACGCGGACGAGGAGCAGGTGCGCCGGGCGCTGTCGGTGGCCCAGGCGGACTTCGTGCACGACCTGCCGCAGGGGCTGGACACGGAGGTCGGCGAGCAGGGCCTGAGCCTCTCCGGCGGCCAGCGTCAGCGCCTGGCGCTGGCGCGCGCGGTGGTCGGTGAGCCGCGCTTCCTGGTGCTGGACGATCCGCTCTCCGCGCTGGACGTGCATACGGAGACGCTGGTGGAGGCCGCGCTGCGGGAGGTCCTGGCGCGGACGACGGCGGTGGTCGTGGCGCACCGCCCGTCGACCGTGATGCTGGCGGACCGGGTGGCGCTGCTGTCCGGGGGCCGTATCGCCGCGGTCGGCACGCATCAGGAGCTGCTGCGCGACAACGCGGAGTACGCCTGGCTGATGTCGGGCGCGGGGTCCGGCGGGGCGGACGGCCCGGCAGGGGACGGCCCGGCAGCGGCGCCCAGGGGCGCCGGTGGCGCCGACGCCGCGCCGGAGCGCACGGCGCGGGTGCCTGAGGACGCCGCACCGCCCCCGGCCGCCGCGCCGAAGACCGCCCCCGCCCAGCAGGTTCCCGCCGAGGAGGGCAGTGCCCGATGA
- the glgX gene encoding glycogen debranching protein GlgX, translating into MSSAAEQEAVQDPEREAVRDPGTVAAVRAEIVEVQRTEHAEAVRAAAPAPTVWPGAPMPLGARFRVGPDGVAGTNFALWAGGAEAVELCLFDERGVETRCPLTELTHEIWHGFVPGVRPGQRYGYRVHGRWDPWTGARWNAAKLLLDPYARAVDGTFALPPEVYGHVRDWPDQHVADTVRDDRDSAPYVPKGVVVHDDDDWVEDRRPKTPWADSVIYELHVRGFTRLHPDIPPELRGTYAGLAHPAAIEHLTRLGVTAVELLPVHQFAHEDHLLRRGLHNHWGYNSIGYFAPHADYSASGTAGQQVGEFKRMVRALHDAGIEVILDVVYNHTAEAGELGPMLSLRGIDNRGYYRLEGDPRRYADYTGCGNTLHVVQPQVLRLITDSLRYWVTEMGVDGFRFDLAAALARSMHDVDMLSPFLAVIAQDPVLRRVKLIAEPWDVGNGGYQVGAFPPLWTEWNDRYRDAVRDFWRGALPDVRDLGYRLTGSSDLYAWGGRRPYASVNFVTAHDGFTLRDLVSYEQKHNEANGEGNRDGTNDNRAWNCGAEGESDDPEINALRRRQLRNLLTTLLLSTGVPMLVAGDEMGRTQGGNNNAYCQDNETGWVDWSLLDQPQWRELTALTARVLTLRRTHPVLRRRAFFSGRAQAPDGLRDLAWFARDGREMTEGDWYAPAATIGLYLSGRDIPGRDARGEPVTDDSFLAVLHAGAEPTSFALPGAPWGDAYELVLDTSREEQAEAPGTALDGGTEMTVPARSVLLLRVVE; encoded by the coding sequence GTGTCGAGCGCAGCCGAGCAGGAGGCAGTACAGGATCCCGAGCGGGAGGCGGTGCGGGATCCGGGGACGGTGGCCGCCGTCCGGGCGGAGATCGTGGAGGTGCAGCGCACCGAGCACGCCGAAGCCGTACGGGCCGCGGCCCCGGCCCCCACCGTGTGGCCCGGGGCCCCGATGCCGCTGGGGGCCCGCTTCCGGGTCGGCCCGGACGGGGTGGCGGGGACGAACTTCGCGCTGTGGGCGGGCGGGGCCGAGGCGGTCGAACTGTGTCTGTTCGACGAGCGGGGCGTCGAGACGCGCTGCCCGCTGACCGAGCTGACCCATGAGATCTGGCACGGCTTCGTCCCCGGCGTACGCCCCGGTCAGCGCTACGGCTACCGGGTGCACGGCCGCTGGGACCCGTGGACGGGGGCCCGCTGGAACGCGGCGAAGCTGCTGCTCGACCCGTACGCCCGTGCGGTGGACGGGACCTTCGCCCTGCCGCCCGAGGTGTACGGGCATGTCCGGGACTGGCCGGACCAGCATGTCGCCGACACCGTGCGCGACGACCGGGACTCGGCCCCGTACGTCCCCAAGGGCGTGGTCGTCCACGATGACGACGACTGGGTGGAGGACCGCCGCCCGAAGACCCCGTGGGCCGACTCCGTCATCTACGAGCTGCACGTCCGCGGATTCACCAGGCTGCACCCGGACATCCCGCCCGAGCTGCGCGGCACGTACGCCGGTCTCGCGCATCCGGCGGCGATCGAGCACCTCACCCGGCTCGGGGTGACCGCCGTCGAACTGCTCCCGGTGCACCAGTTCGCCCACGAGGACCATCTGCTGCGGCGCGGGCTGCACAACCACTGGGGCTACAACTCCATCGGCTACTTCGCCCCGCACGCCGACTACTCCGCATCCGGCACGGCCGGCCAGCAGGTCGGTGAGTTCAAGCGGATGGTGCGCGCGCTGCACGACGCCGGGATCGAGGTGATCCTCGACGTCGTCTACAACCACACCGCGGAGGCGGGCGAGCTGGGGCCGATGCTGTCGCTGCGCGGCATCGACAACCGCGGCTACTACCGTCTGGAGGGCGACCCGCGCCGCTACGCCGACTACACCGGCTGCGGCAACACCCTGCACGTCGTCCAGCCCCAGGTGCTGCGGCTCATCACCGACTCGCTGCGCTACTGGGTCACCGAGATGGGCGTCGACGGCTTCCGCTTCGATCTGGCGGCGGCGCTGGCCCGGTCGATGCACGACGTCGACATGCTCTCCCCGTTCCTCGCGGTCATCGCCCAGGATCCGGTGCTGCGCCGGGTCAAGCTGATCGCCGAGCCGTGGGACGTCGGCAACGGCGGCTACCAGGTGGGAGCCTTCCCGCCCCTGTGGACCGAGTGGAACGACCGCTACCGCGACGCCGTACGGGACTTCTGGCGCGGCGCGCTCCCCGACGTACGGGATCTCGGCTACCGGCTGACCGGCTCCAGCGACCTGTACGCCTGGGGCGGGCGCCGTCCGTACGCCTCGGTCAACTTCGTCACGGCGCACGACGGATTCACCCTGCGCGACCTGGTCTCCTACGAGCAGAAGCACAACGAGGCCAACGGGGAGGGCAACCGGGACGGGACGAACGACAACCGGGCGTGGAACTGCGGAGCGGAGGGCGAGAGCGACGATCCGGAGATCAACGCGCTGCGCCGCCGTCAGCTCCGCAATCTGCTGACCACGCTGCTGCTGTCCACCGGGGTGCCGATGCTGGTGGCCGGAGACGAGATGGGCCGGACGCAGGGCGGCAACAACAACGCCTACTGCCAGGACAACGAGACCGGCTGGGTCGACTGGTCGCTGCTGGACCAGCCGCAGTGGCGGGAGCTGACCGCGTTGACGGCCCGGGTGCTGACGCTGCGCCGGACCCATCCGGTGCTGCGGCGCCGCGCGTTCTTCTCCGGCCGGGCGCAGGCCCCGGACGGGCTGCGGGATCTGGCGTGGTTCGCCCGGGACGGCCGGGAGATGACGGAGGGCGACTGGTACGCGCCCGCCGCCACGATCGGGCTCTACCTCTCCGGGCGGGACATCCCGGGGCGGGACGCCCGGGGGGAGCCGGTGACCGACGACAGCTTCCTGGCCGTCCTGCACGCGGGCGCGGAGCCGACGTCCTTCGCCCTGCCGGGGGCGCCGTGGGGAGACGCGTACGAACTGGTCCTGGACACCTCGCGGGAGGAACAGGCCGAGGCTCCGGGCACGGCCCTGGACGGCGGTACGGAGATGACGGTGCCGGCCCGTTCGGTGCTGCTGCTGCGCGTGGTGGAGTAG
- a CDS encoding Ig-like domain-containing protein yields MNHTAKSARAGSAAVLTWAGLLTVLALLTGCTDTREALLNGKARSPGDVISVFPENGAKDVDEETRIAVKVPDGRLESVKVMRIEDARQQTVAGRIAEDGRSWAPEPEAARLALAAKYSIDAVAVDGQGRRSARHATFTTLVPEHRFIGYFKPENRSTVGTGMIVSFAFNRPIADRAAVEKAIRVTSDPVVEVAGHWFGKDRLDFRPKTYWKPGTEVTVDIGLRDVEGAPGVYGSQDKTVVFTVGRSQISRVDAEAKTMEVRRDGELVVTVPITAGAPKTTTYNGKMVVTEMHEVTRMNGATVGFTDKEGKGEYDIKDVPHAIRLTTSGTFLHGNYWADESVFGEENVSHGCIGLRDAKGGGSSTPGGWFFDRTLIGDVVEVVNSKDRKVAPDNGLSGWNMTWKKWTAGSALR; encoded by the coding sequence GTGAACCACACAGCGAAGAGCGCACGCGCCGGCTCGGCCGCCGTGCTGACCTGGGCAGGACTGCTGACCGTGCTGGCCCTGCTGACCGGCTGCACCGACACCCGGGAGGCCCTGCTCAACGGCAAGGCGCGGTCCCCCGGCGACGTGATCAGCGTCTTCCCCGAGAACGGGGCCAAGGATGTCGACGAGGAGACCCGGATCGCGGTGAAGGTCCCCGACGGGCGGCTGGAGAGCGTGAAGGTCATGCGGATCGAGGACGCGCGACAGCAGACGGTCGCGGGGCGCATCGCAGAGGACGGACGCTCCTGGGCCCCGGAGCCCGAGGCGGCCCGGCTCGCCCTCGCCGCGAAGTACAGCATCGACGCGGTGGCCGTGGACGGACAGGGCCGCCGTTCCGCCCGGCACGCCACGTTCACCACGCTCGTGCCCGAGCACCGCTTCATCGGCTATTTCAAACCGGAGAACCGGTCCACCGTGGGCACCGGCATGATCGTTTCCTTCGCCTTCAACCGCCCGATCGCCGACCGGGCCGCGGTGGAGAAGGCCATCCGGGTGACGTCCGATCCGGTGGTGGAGGTCGCCGGCCACTGGTTCGGCAAGGACCGGCTCGACTTCCGCCCGAAGACCTACTGGAAGCCCGGCACCGAGGTCACCGTCGACATCGGGCTGCGGGACGTCGAGGGCGCCCCGGGCGTCTACGGCAGTCAGGACAAGACCGTCGTCTTCACCGTCGGCCGCTCCCAGATCTCCCGGGTCGACGCCGAGGCCAAGACCATGGAGGTACGCCGGGACGGTGAGCTCGTCGTGACGGTCCCGATCACCGCGGGTGCCCCGAAGACCACCACGTACAACGGGAAGATGGTGGTCACCGAGATGCACGAGGTGACCCGGATGAACGGGGCGACCGTCGGCTTCACGGACAAGGAGGGCAAGGGCGAGTACGACATCAAGGACGTGCCGCACGCGATCCGGCTCACCACCTCCGGCACCTTCCTGCACGGCAACTACTGGGCCGACGAGTCCGTCTTCGGCGAGGAGAACGTCAGCCACGGCTGCATCGGGCTGCGCGACGCCAAGGGCGGCGGCAGCTCCACCCCCGGCGGCTGGTTCTTCGACCGGACCCTCATCGGCGACGTGGTCGAGGTCGTCAACTCCAAGGACAGGAAGGTCGCCCCCGACAACGGCCTCAGCGGCTGGAACATGACCTGGAAGAAGTGGACGGCGGGCTCCGCCCTGCGCTGA
- a CDS encoding Ig-like domain-containing protein — MNGQPISGASAGASGKRRGGPGLLALVLGALLVLVTACGGGGSADAGDGKGPAGGTKKEDTTASRAVVTIAPKDGAESVATSGALKIGAEQGKLTTVKVADPKGNEVEGEISADGASWTPERHLAASTKYTVHAVAKDSEGRESAKDTTFTTLVPANTFIGHYTPEDGSTVGVGMPVSINFTRGITEPAAVEKGIKVTAEPAVEIEGHWFGNDRLDFRPEKYWKPGTKVTVELNLDGVEGRPGVYGKQAKTVTFTIGRSQVSTVDASSKRMKVVRDGRQIKDIPISAGAPATTTYNGQMVISEKLKVTRMNGDTVGFGGEYDIKDVPHAMRLSTSGTFLHGNYWGASSIFGNTNTSHGCVGLRDVRGGYDNQTPAAWFYNKSMIGDVVIVKNSKDKQIQPDNGLNGWNMDWEEWKK, encoded by the coding sequence GTGAACGGGCAGCCGATATCGGGGGCATCGGCCGGGGCGAGCGGGAAGCGGCGCGGCGGGCCGGGGCTTCTGGCCCTGGTTCTGGGGGCACTGCTGGTGCTGGTGACGGCGTGCGGAGGCGGCGGCAGCGCCGACGCGGGGGACGGGAAGGGACCGGCGGGCGGCACGAAGAAGGAGGACACGACCGCTTCGCGGGCGGTCGTGACCATCGCGCCCAAGGACGGGGCGGAGTCCGTGGCGACCAGCGGCGCCCTGAAGATCGGCGCCGAGCAGGGCAAGCTGACCACGGTGAAGGTCGCCGACCCCAAGGGCAACGAGGTCGAGGGCGAGATCTCCGCCGACGGTGCGAGCTGGACGCCCGAGCGCCATCTCGCCGCCTCCACCAAGTACACGGTGCACGCGGTCGCCAAGGACTCCGAGGGCCGTGAGTCGGCGAAGGACACCACCTTCACCACGCTCGTCCCGGCGAACACCTTCATCGGGCACTACACGCCCGAGGACGGCTCCACCGTCGGCGTCGGCATGCCGGTCTCCATCAACTTCACCCGTGGCATCACCGAACCGGCCGCGGTGGAGAAGGGCATCAAGGTGACGGCCGAACCGGCCGTCGAGATCGAGGGCCACTGGTTCGGCAACGACCGCCTCGACTTCCGCCCGGAGAAGTACTGGAAGCCGGGCACCAAGGTGACCGTCGAGCTCAACCTCGACGGCGTGGAGGGCAGGCCGGGCGTCTACGGCAAGCAGGCCAAGACGGTGACGTTCACCATCGGCCGCAGCCAGGTCTCCACCGTCGACGCGAGCAGCAAGCGGATGAAGGTGGTCCGCGACGGCAGGCAGATCAAGGACATCCCGATCTCCGCGGGCGCCCCGGCGACGACCACGTACAACGGCCAGATGGTCATCAGCGAGAAGCTCAAGGTGACCCGGATGAACGGCGACACCGTCGGCTTCGGCGGCGAGTACGACATCAAGGACGTCCCGCACGCCATGCGGCTGTCCACCTCGGGCACCTTCCTGCACGGCAACTACTGGGGCGCGTCCTCGATCTTCGGCAACACCAACACCAGCCACGGCTGTGTCGGCCTGCGCGACGTGCGCGGCGGCTACGACAACCAGACGCCGGCGGCGTGGTTCTACAACAAGTCGATGATCGGCGACGTGGTCATCGTGAAGAACTCCAAGGACAAGCAGATCCAGCCGGACAACGGCCTCAACGGCTGGAACATGGACTGGGAGGAGTGGAAGAAGTAA
- a CDS encoding enoyl-CoA hydratase/isomerase family protein, translating into MTVTFEVRDGVGTIQLDRPPMNALDVAIQDRLRELAEEATRREDVRAVILYGGEKVFAAGADIKEMQAMDHTAMVLRSKGLQDAFTAVARIPKPVVAAVTGYALGGGCELALCADFRIAADNAKLGQPEILLGLIPGAGGTQRLARLIGPSRAKDLIFTGRMVKAEEALALGLVDRVVPAAEVYDQAHAWAARLAKGPALALRAAKESIDAGLETDIDTGLTIERNWFAGLFATEDRERGMRSFVEEGPGKATFR; encoded by the coding sequence ATGACTGTGACCTTCGAAGTACGCGACGGCGTCGGCACCATCCAGCTCGACCGGCCGCCCATGAACGCCCTGGACGTCGCGATCCAGGACCGGCTGCGGGAGCTGGCCGAGGAGGCGACCCGGCGCGAGGACGTGCGCGCCGTGATCCTCTACGGCGGCGAGAAGGTGTTCGCGGCGGGCGCGGACATCAAGGAGATGCAGGCGATGGACCACACGGCGATGGTCCTCCGCTCCAAGGGCCTCCAGGACGCCTTCACGGCCGTCGCCCGCATCCCGAAGCCGGTCGTCGCCGCCGTCACCGGCTACGCGCTGGGCGGCGGCTGCGAGCTGGCTCTCTGCGCCGACTTCCGGATCGCCGCCGACAACGCCAAGCTCGGCCAGCCGGAGATCCTCCTCGGCCTGATCCCCGGCGCGGGCGGCACCCAGCGCCTGGCCCGCCTGATCGGCCCCTCCCGCGCCAAGGACCTCATCTTCACCGGCCGCATGGTCAAGGCGGAGGAGGCACTGGCTCTGGGCCTGGTCGACCGAGTGGTCCCGGCCGCCGAGGTCTACGACCAGGCCCACGCGTGGGCCGCCCGGCTGGCCAAGGGCCCCGCGCTGGCGCTGCGCGCGGCCAAGGAGTCGATCGACGCCGGGCTGGAGACGGACATCGACACGGGACTCACCATCGAGCGGAACTGGTTCGCCGGCCTGTTCGCCACCGAGGACCGCGAGCGGGGGATGCGCAGCTTCGTGGAGGAGGGGCCGGGGAAGGCCACGTTCCGCTGA